From Callithrix jacchus isolate 240 chromosome 3, calJac240_pri, whole genome shotgun sequence, a single genomic window includes:
- the GABRG1 gene encoding gamma-aminobutyric acid receptor subunit gamma-1 isoform X2 — MEYTIDIIFAQTWFDSRLKFNSTMKVLMLNSNMVGKIWIPDTFFRNSRKSDAHWITTPNRLLRIWNDGRVLYTLRLTINAECYLQLHNFPMDEHSCPLEFSSYGYPKNEIEYKWKKPSVEVADPKYWRLYQFAFVGLRNSTEISHTISGDYVIMTIFFDLSRRMGYFTIQTYIPCILTVVLSWVSFWINKDAVPARTSLGITTVLTMTTLSTIARKSLPKVSYVTAMDLFVSVCFIFVFAALMEYGTLHYFTSNKKGKTTTKDRKPKNKASVSPGLHPGSTLIPMNNISVPQEDDYGYQCLEGKDCASFFCCFEDCRTGSWREGRIHIRIAKIDSYSRIFFPTAFALFNLVYWVGYLYL; from the exons GAATATACAATAGATATAATTTTTGCTCAAACCTGGTTTGACAGTCGTTTAAAATTCAATAGTACCATGAAAGTTCTTATGCTTAACAGTAATATGGTTGGAAAAATTTGGATTCCTGACACTTTCTTCCGAAACTCAAGAAAATCTGATGCTCACTGGATAACAACTCCTAATCGTCTGCTTCGAATTTGGAATGATGGACGAGTTCTATATACTCTCAG ACTGACAATTAATGCAGAATGTTATCTTCAGCTTCATAACTTTCCTATGGATGAACATTCCTGTCCATTGGAATTTTCAAGCT atGGATACCCTAAAAATGAAATTGAGTATAAGTGGAAAAAGCCCTCTGTAGAAGTGGCTGATCCTAAATACTGGAGATTATATCAGTTTGCATTTGTAGGGTTACGGAACTCAACTGAAATCTCTCACACAATCTCTG ggGATTATGTTATCATGACAATTTTTTTTGACCTGAGCAGAAGAATGGGATATTTCACTATTCAGACCTACATTCCGTGCATTCTGACAGTGGTTCTTTCTTGGGTTTCGTTTTGGATCAATAAAGACGCAGTTCCTGCAAGAACATCATTGG GTATCACTACAGTTCTGACTATGACAACCCTGAGTACAATTGCCAGAAAGTCTTTACCTAAGGTTTCTTATGTGACTGCGATGGatctctttgtttctgtttgtttcatttttgtttttgcagccTTGATGGAATATGGAACCTTACATTACTTTACcagcaacaaaaaaggaaagactaCTACTaaagacagaaaaccaaaaaataaagcctcg GTGTCTCCCGGTCTCCACCCTGGATCTACTCTGATTCCAATGAATAATATTTCTGTGCCACAAGAAGATGATTATGGGTATCAGTGTTTGGAGGGCAAAGATTGCGCCAGCTTCTTCTGTTGCTTTGAAGACTGCAGAACAGGATcttggagggaaggaaggatacATATACGCATTGCCAAAATTGACTCTTATTCAAGAATATTTTTCCCAACAGCTTTTGCCCTGTTCAACTTGGTTTATTGGGTTGGCTATCTTTACTTATAA